One Apium graveolens cultivar Ventura unplaced genomic scaffold, ASM990537v1 ctg3388, whole genome shotgun sequence genomic window, tgagtgctagatcatggtcatggtatgtttgtttgtcgaggtttaatcgcttgtttatatttataatttaggatattctcttaataataaattaacatggatattttaaaaattggatttcattgctagttgtgtggctaggtgtcaaatggctagtagccggctcatatttatatgagtagtctagggttgagcgagatggagcgaaatacactcgttcagaaatttgtgagaaaaagaaaaaaaaaagaaaaaaaatattttagtgttatgtataattgatcacgagtgggctctttagtactcgagtattaagttcttaggggactttgtacctagtgacctaagatttttatagtctgggatctgctaacctaacgttcgctacatgggtactattgtataagtcttttgtggacctcactcattgcacggtcaaataagcatattcgtgttgttttgttgtgaataaaagcgtgaatccatgtaaaactccgaAATAAGgattgaagtgttataagttattttgagtctagctattattttatctataaacttgcgattgctttgatgagtagtgagtcatgattataGGAGTCGTGTGAGTTTAGTCGGGATTTGCTTGACTAATTGGATGAATGGGTGTTGAGTggtatttatgacactttattacgctccgtaaagctttgaattggtgtatttatacttaagttggtgttttaatatgttttctagtatttttgtaTTTTCATGCATTCTTCAGGTAattaggtgaattagcattgttttggtgctaattaggtgttaggaaggtgttggaataaaagctcatggaaGACCAGCTCAAATCAGCAAGGAAAAATTAAGAAGTCGGAATTTTAATCAGGtggtcagcgcgcccgcgctgtgataacgcgcggccgcgcccaaagtccagaagcccagcgcgcccacGCTGTTAAAGCGTGCGGCCGCACCAGGTCGAGAAAAGAAATCCTGATTATATTAGacttttgatccagaagacttctactctgcatgagggtactatatatacataaataagctTGTTTTTTAAAGGAGAcataccagagcacaaggagaaggtgtaagaagaccgttttagcacaattcaaccaaggcgaagaagatctagttttaacttgtgattctttgtttaagttataacgttagatgctagttttcttattttttgaatctatactcttgtttcgtactttgtttattattcgtttataaagactacgtttattataccatgctttcatcgaaacccacgttgatgatgtgtccgatcatgggctaatcgttatcgtggggttctagcggatttatttatggatttctttaattgatttgtttcgataccttagtgtgtggtgattgtatgataatctagtattggttgtgcttattcgtcttatgaacgtcacgaacttataagatattgtgttaattcttaatgatgcgaaagtgaatttaagggtttagaacttgccatgctagcataggttcatgtgttattgttatgcatgattcgtaggtaattttaactatcttacttgccctatgtaatcacggtagataacttgtgcattaacccgttatgttgtcaaattctatagacatatagggtctcaatataattggtgtctattcagcttctatctcttttgtggatgtctagtagtatggtattcgtacaacgaaagttgtcGTTTATCAGtctcgtgttatctgattagtatcatcaccattacatgctaaggttaagaacgaaaaggctattgaatgaagtatttaatgaagttagaatcccatgtttgtcatatatattaattcaaccattgttattctcttagttataattgttagcttaagtttagttaaaacaatctcaacttgttatttgtcttagcattggataataaccatatcattgttgcataagtgcatattCTTAATCAACCAAAGAGTCTATGTGGGGACGAATTTGATCTAAATCTTGtactacttgcgaacacgtatacttgcgtgtattttagcgcgtgtttagcgactaacaatgGGAAGATGGGTTTGGGATTCATTGGTCAAAAAACCCTAACCCTAGTCATGTAACTTGTTCCCCAAGAATTACATGAGGCTTATCCCcataaatagggtacgtaggcacttgtatgagacattaGTTGTCACTTGAGAAAAAACAATACAAGCTCATCCATAGCCATACACAACCCTATTATGCGGTTGTGGTAGAATACCAGTAAACTGTTGAAGGATATTAGTAATGAACTTAAGTAATGCCTTCACATCTTGCATTTGTAAAGTCAAACCTTCAATTTGGTCATCAATATTATGTAATCtctcattattttcttcaatatGTTATAGAGCCGATTGTTTACTTCACTAGCATTGACCATTGTGTGGAACTAAGGGttgttttaaaattgatttattgGAAGAATTGAATGAAATTGAAACCTTGGCAATAGAGAAGTAGTGGCCTAATTTTTTGGATCACGTATAAGGTGGTCGACAAACTTCTGAAAAAAGTTGAATTATGTAATTGGGCAGGTCGGTCACGATGGCTTTTGGTAGTTGTTGGTGGCTGCTGGAGGCTGGTGGCGGCTGTCTGGTGACTAGTGGCGGCTGGATGCTGCCGGTGGTTGGTGAAGGAACGGTGGCTGATGGTGGGTGAAAGAACAGTGGCTGACTGGCTTTGATACCACTTCATAGGGGATTGAGGCTGATATGAATGGTAGTGGGGCCTGAGGGTGGGCCCCAAGGATGGGTTAAACTGGGGCCGGGTGGGGCCAGCGGGGCCAGGATGGGGCCTACTTGGGACCATTAGGGTCTATTTTGCATGTCGGGGCCGATCTGAGATTATGATTCGAGCCTTGATTGGGCTTAGTGGGCCCGGGGTGGATTTTGGGAGGCCGTAAGTAGGCCCCTGATAGGTTATGTAATCTAGGAGGTGGGTGATGTGTTGTTTCTCTTGATTTACATttaagtttctattttaattatttttatttgatcatttgcatatatatataaatctactttcttttattaaaataaaataataatataattaaaattatactAGAATATTCTAAAAAGTGGGCTTTCAAAGCCTATTACATTGTTTCCCGTACTTTATTTGGGCTTTTTGACCCAGTGTCCTGCATCATACATGAATGGGAAGAAGGAATAGAAGATGGAATAATCGGGAGAAGGTGGAGAAGAATATATTAACATTATAATAGTCATTACGTagtttttaaaatcaaaatttgaaTAAACATTCATGAGATTCAAAAACATATTCTTAAAATTCATAAGATCCAAAAGTAAATTctaaacttttcttcaagatttttttaaaattttcaaacaAATTGTTGTTtgtatttaattttataaaagcactatgaaaataaaaaaaacatttATACCATTTTCagtttcaaaattaatttttaaaaaaaggtTCCCTTGTGCCATTTTCAAGATAACCAGCgtacacacatatatatttaaaaattattttataattaatttaaaatttaccCTAAATTATACTTCCTCCGTATCTAAAAACGTTTCCTATTTAtgttggacacgtttgccaatgcacacttttaattgttaatatctttaatttcgtattagtataaatataaaaatttcactgtattaaaatactaataaatacgaatccaaagagatcactcatgactatatttgatattatagattagagGTAAATTAATAGTTAATCGCCTACCATGAACAATACCAAAAGTCAAAAACGAAACGTTTAACGGGACGGAGGGAATATCTAACATAAATTATGTGGATATATATGTAATACTCagttttaatatatattttttattagtAGTAACTGATCACCGGAGGTCTAGTgctttataaatttaaatatattcaaaattttaGTTGAAATATTTTTACCACGTGAAAAATATGTTATAATTTGTTTAAATGAGAACTCTAACATCGAAATATAAATATTTGATCATTTCTTTTGAACGACTTcatgattttaaatatttttctatAATATATCAATTCTTTAATAGtaataaattttttaaagatGATATAATATCAGTCCTATAATATTAGTACATTTTTTTGTACCCATactttcatttataccaaacTCGTATCGGAAACATAAAATATTACATTTCACACTCTGTGTTGGTACCTTGTATTGCATTGCATTGGATTTCAAACTCATATTATCAATACGACTAAGACTAccatataatataataatattatacACCTCCCAAATGAAGAATTGTTGCTAGAAGTCTAGAATTTAAAAACTAATTATAAAACCAATTCATTTTTCACAGGTTCGCAAATTAGTGCCCATAGATAAATCCCCTAGTTCCCTCACAGTTAAAGGATACATACCTAAATAATGATAAACGCTATACATGGACCGAAAAGAATAAAAATCCCAAATATCACTATTTACTGTTTAGATACAAATGACAATATCACTTTCACAAATAATGATTTAGTCCTAAATGACACTTGAAAATAAAGTTTGAAAAAACGTTACTTATATATACTCAAGTCGCAACTTCTGTTGCccttttttgtttttgtttttttttttaatttattactCCACTTTAATTTATGTTTTGAGACCCTAGACAATATTTGATGTTACATTTTTGACACTAAAACACAACTTAAAAATATTcttttttaattaatattttatattttcataCTTATTTATCggttttcaaaaatattaaaattttaaattaattttttaaaatacaaGCGTGGACCCTAATTTAACAAATTTTAAAACTTTAGGGTTCAACAATTCCCCGTTTGGGTCTTAGGAATgtttagaaaataaataaattaattaagtccTAGACCCTAGAGTTTAGGGCTACTAAACCCTGGAAATCAAATTCTAATTATTAACTGTGTTTAATATTTTAAGATTCATTGATTCTTAgtttgaattttaaaaatattaaaatatttctatatatgaataaaatacgAACAAAACACCTCTTATAATTACGTTTTCAGcttaaaaacaaaataatataacaTTTTGCATAAACAAAACAGTTTTAAAAAAGTGCAAAACTCATGTTGAATTATAGTTGATGTACAAAACAAGAATTCAAGTACCGTTTTgccttttttaaaaaaatggcTAAAAACGAAAGACGAAGTTGATATTTTCTACCAAAACTCACTTTGAAGTTAGTTGCGTTTTCATATTCTGAAAAAACTAAAAAAAGAAGAAATGGAAGACGCATTCGCATTTTTGTCAAAAAATTAACGGCAACCGATTCTCGGTTTTGGAGTGACATTTGGAGTTATGCTTTCCCAAAATGACATTGACGGTTATTCTCACATTTGAGACCAACACCCAACTAAAAATCCTACAAAAATCAAGACAAAAATGGATTGAGTTTTCGGAAACAGCgagaataattaaaatatattcaTTACATACCTGGGGCAATGTTCTCATAATGGTGGTTCTCAACAAGTAAGTTGTTTCTAAGAGCACTAGAAATACTTGATTCTTTATATCCCAATAGTCTCTTAAGTCTTAACAATCTTTAAGATATAGAATGCCAGAACGTAAACTTGCAAGAAAGTCTGTCATAGTGAGTGCCTACAAATTATCAAACAAGATTGAGGAAAAAACAGAAAacatcagttaaatgaacttTAATATGGATCATGCATTCCATATTCACTGACAAATATAATAACATGCAAATTGCAAAATAACTTCTCTTCCAAAGTATCTATTTGGTGACTTCCATCTTTCACATCAAGGGGCTATTATCACAAGCATCAAGGGGCTATTATCACaaacatatataaacataaaacTCTCTGCTTATAAAGATGGAAAAAGGCTTCTAAGTTAAAGGGAATGAGAGACAGTGAATCTAGGATAGATCAATTTAATGTGTTACCAACTCCTCTGAATCATGAATCCATTAAATGTTTAACATGCATTATCGGAAACTAATTTTGCCAAAGCCACAAGTTCAACAATCAAGTGTGAAGTGTCAACACTATACTCAATCAGAGCAGAAAATAAAGGGCAATACTGGCATTATCAAATAAAGAATAAATATAAATTTACCTTAATGCTATCCATGTCAAAAGTAAGATTCTTTTCGTTACCAACTCCTGAAAGCATATCTGCAAACGGCCAATAATAATTCTTCTATAGATCCAATCCACTTTCCAAACCAATCATGTAATGTTATAATCACATTCTCCAACTCAGGAACTTCAAACACGATGGATAGGATATTAAGACACGTGAAATTGCAGAGTTTTGGTGCCAAAACCTTATGTACCATCACTAGAATCATAACAGTGGACCTTGATATACAGGCTCTGGACAAAATATTTAATGATGTCATTCCATGTCCGACCTTGTTAAAGAAATTGCGAGACTTCTTAGACTGACAAGTGTAAACAAGATGTCACTCATACAAATGGGAAATTCTACATCATCTAGTTCTAGACCTGATAAAGCGGAGATGTTCCAAATTCTTTGGGGCAATTTTTTACACCAAGCCAGATGGAGAGTTCTTAAATGAGGCAAAATCAAAGAGAAAAATGATTTTGACAGATCCCAATCATTAAGACAGAATTCTTAAGGCAGGCAAACAAGTCAAACATGATTCAGGTACCTTATAATGTACATCCAAATGAAACTTTGAACACCGGAGGAGGGCACTTTAAATGGAAGTTGTTAAGCGGAGAAATCCCAATGATCTGATCATGCAAATTCTTTAAGTTTGACAGGCAAAGTGAGTATCTTTAACGAGTTTTGAACACCGGAGGTGGGCACTTCAAATGGAAAGTTGTTAAAGCGGAGAAATCCCAATGATCTGATCATGCAAATTCTTTAAGTTTGACAGGAAAAGTGAGTATCTTTAACGAGCTAGAGTACAAGGAGTGTATTCCTCTGTATATTCTTTTGCAGAAAAGTTCATGCTTTACCATCAAACCATACTCACATATTTTTCAAGCAGGATAACTTAAAACTTGAATCTCTCTCTGATTTGTGTATCCAAATTGAACAATGTGCTATAAATACTATTCCTAAATGGGTGAGAGCAATCTCCAGCTATAAATACATTATTTTTTCCTTCCACTTCAATCCAACTGCTTCCAGCAGACTTCTTTAATTCTCTCGCCTTCATTAACTTCCTCGTCTCCAGCACGCCATCCCATCTACCATTTGCAGCATATAAGTTTGACATCACAACATAGTTACCGATATTGTTAGCTTCCATCGCAAAAAGACGGTCCACCACATTACATCCTATTTCCACTTGATGGTGATTTCTGCAAGCACCCAATAATGCTCCCCATATATTAGCATTGGCTTCAACTGGCATTCTAGTCACAAAAGAATATGCATCTTTTACTCGACCTGCTCGAGCAAGGAGATCCACCACACACCCATACTGCTCCATTGTAGGTTCAAGCCTATGCAGTTTTTCTATTGAATCAAATATTTTGAACCCTTCATTCATAAGGCCAGCATGGCTGCAAGCAGATAATATTGTGGTTATAATAACATGATCTGGCTTTATCCCCAACTCGAGCATGTTAGAGTACACTCCTAAAGCTTCGGATCCCATACCGTGCATGGCATATCCTCCAACCATAGCAGTAAACATAACTAGGTCTTTCTTCGAAGCAGACTTGAAAAGATTATATGCACTTCTTATATTTCCACATTTTGAATATAAATCTATAAGAGTACccagcaagtgagcatcatcaaAACAAGCACGGACAACATATCCATGGCACTGCTTTAAGAGGTGAATTGATGCAATTTGAGAACAAACAGGAAGGATGCTCATAACAGATAAGGCATCAGGCTTCAATCCACTATTTTGTAATTCGAGAAACAGGGAGAGCGCTTTACTATGATGATCATTTTCAGCATAAACTCTGACCATCAGATTCCAGGTGGTCAGATCCCTTTCAGACATAGTTCTAAATATCATGTGTGCATTGTCATGTGAACCACAATTCACGTATCCTGAGATCATTGAATTGCACGTGACCACATTCCGGTTCTCAGATAACATTTCAAACATACTTGACGCATACAGCATATTACCACATTTACCATATGCATCAATCAGTACATTCCTAAGATTAAGTTGTGTGTTACCTAGCAATATATAAGCTTTGATTGAATAACCATGAGCTTCCTTAACTTTATCCACTCTAAAAAGAGCAGCATAAAGCTGAACTGTACTTGTTATAGTGATAGAATCTGGCGTTATCCCTTCCCTAAACATCCATTTAAAGACGTTTACAAACTCAGTTTCAAGTCCACTTTCTGCAAAGGCGTCAAGCATGGCATTCCAAGATATCAAGTCTCTCTTACTGATCGATATAAATATCCTATATGCTGCTTTAATATCATTACATTTTGCGTAAAAGGAAATTAGGGCATTTCCAACTGCTGTATCCTCTACCAGGCCAGGATGCCGTGCAATATAACCATGAATCTGCTTCCCTACTTTCATGTTGCATAAATGGGAACAAGCAGGAAGAATGCTAACTAGAGTTACATGATCAGGTTTTAATGCAGCAACAGACGTGAAATCATGAAACAACTCGAGTGCTTTCAGTGACTCTCCATTTGATGAATATCCAGCAATGAGTGAATTCCATGAGACTAAATCTCTTAATTTCATTCTTGCAAAAAGGCAGTCCGATTTATTCATTTGTCCAGTTCTCGAGTAGAAACCCATCAAAGCATTAGTTACAGAAATATTATCCATTAGTTCTGGCCGATGTAATACATAACTGTGGATCTCTTTTCCGAAACGATGAGCAGCATTCTCTTCTAAACCAGCACAAACAGGAAGAATATTGGCAATAGTTGCATAATTTGGTACAGCAGACTCTTTTAGCATCCAGCAGAAAAGTTTAAATGCCTCTCCTGTGAATTTGTTTTCTGCAAACCCTGAAATCATAGCATTCCATGAAACAACATCTTTTTCAGTGATAATATGAAACATGTCAATTGCATCATCACAGATAAGACCAGATTTTGCATACATAGAGACCAGCGAATTTCCTACCAGGGTATCTGATTCTAATCCATTTTTTATCGCATAAGAATGTACACTCCTCCCTGCACCCAGAGCTCTTGCACGAGCACAAACAGGAAGAATGATAGCAATAGTGACAGGGATAGGTTTAAGGTCCTCAGCAGTATGCATTTTGAAAAATAATCTCATCACCTCACTGTCATGAATCCGGGACCCTGAAAACCCAGATAAAACAATGTTCCAGGTCACTGCATCATTGATTTTATTTTGCCTGAACAGTTTTACGCAGTCATCAAAAACATTACATTTAGCATACATGTTAAGAAGCGCCTTGCGGACAAAGTGGCAGGAAATATGACCTAGCTTAACAACCTGACTGTGAAGGCTTTTCCCTAATTTAATGTCTGAAATAGCAGCGCATGACTTGAGCATGGTGGAAACAACATGATGTTCTGTATTATACCCGGCTGAAAATCGTAGGGAGAAACCATCATTCATAGTGCCTAAAATCGATGTCACCCGTTGATAAAGTTATTCTCTATATTAGCGTGTACCATATATACCAAGTTAAACATAATATGCGAAACAATGAATTATGTGGAATAACATCATTTACAAAAAAACATGATTCATGAGGACGCAACAGCAGTCTCTACAACAAATCGGTTTTAGTATGGAAGAGTTCATTCACATATTAAAGTAGAACAGAAAATAGCGGATTGTTGCATACAAATTAAGCTGAGAAACAAATAGGGTGTATTATGTATGTATTAAAAAAACCAAGTATAAAGGATGAGACCAGAAGCCAGTTAGAAATATTTAAACACGTAGCCTTCCGATCTAGTAGAAAATAGTAGAATGATAGAAGGACAAAACTAGGAGGCCTTTGAATCATGAGATTTTAATTAGGATAATGGGAATGGAAATGAGATTCTAATCCGTTTTTGTGTCAAAATCTCACTCCAATTAACCAGGTTATAAAATCCTATTATCGAACAATAGCAAAAACTAAAGGTTCGTTATATATTCATCAAGTTATATCATAATAACTGGTCAAACAAAATTCGATCATTCCAACAGGAGCTTATAGACTTTCAGTCCAAATTCGACTTTGCTGTCTAAGTCGATTGCTAGGAGATATACTTCAGGGGAATCAGTGTTCAAAATTAGAACATGAATATATTTGTTGTTTAAACATGAAAATTACACTACACAGTACACACAAGCACAAAGCTACTGTGATCAATAATTTCAATTAATATAGTTAATATTTATACATATTCGTATAAAGCTACTAATTATGACGAATAATTGAGCAAAAAAGTGAAGCAACTGCTGTAATTGAGTAGAAATTGGTACCTGTAGAATATATCGATTAGGAACTTAATTTTCCGATCAAGCCGCCGGCGAAGCAATTGCTTACATTTGGGGGGTCAAAATGGGCTGAGTTGGGAAAAAATTAAAAGGTTTTtggaaaaataatattattacaCTAAGTATGTTACTCCTAATAATTACATTTGGGGGGTCACTATGCAGAATTCCATTACGTACAACTTGCATGTCTACCAGGAGTTTGCCCATAATTACGGAATACCATACCTTGCACACACATTTACATCTCAAAAGATACTTTGCTTCCAACCAGCTTAAGATCTCGGCCAATATTTCTTCAGGAAAAAAAACATTTCTTCTTTATCCAAGAACTACGTTTGCGTCATCTATATTTGGGCCACGTCATTTCCCTCTACAATATTTCTCCGCCTGCTTATTTTCCCTCTAGGGTACACCTTCCCGCTAGAACATCTGGGCttcatcaaatatatataattaaggtTTGGGATTTTAGAATTGAGTGGAGTTTTACAAAAaattacatttatatatatataataattacatttaatatatatatatatataattactaatttaattttatattttaactttatgtaatattaattgtaaaaatttaatatcaaaaagcTGTAAAAAAATCATGTTAACCAATTTTATTAATTacttatattattttttattgtacatttttatataaaaaaatattaaaaattacttggataaaaaattagttaaatattttataatatataaaagtaatgtttgttaactaatttttttcatgatttaaatattataataacatcagtaaatatttttattttatacatatatatatatattatttccacttatatttaagttaaaaaaatattttttattaaaaatttcttttcaaccctttttgataaaacataactattaaaatttgaaaataacaATAAAAACTGTTTTTTGAATATAGCTAATCATTATAACTAATATCACTAAAGCAGAATTtcttacaggttcatcaatttttacaTAATATCTATTTTCTACTAATATAGCTAATGAATATAGCTACTCCCGTCGGAGATGCTCTTAGTTATGGAGTTTAAAAAACTCACCTGTTAGTAAAATAACAATTAAGAAGATCAACACCACAAACAGTGGGTAAACATGCACTTAATGTTAAAAATTAGGTCTTTTCAGAAATTATAGTAAGAAAAAAAAAAGGAATGATATGCAATAGTCAGTACAGCCTTTCCCAAACATGATTGAGCATTCTTTAAATCAAGAACCAAAAGAGCAAGTGCAGTTTTTCTTTAGGCTGAGAGCAGGTGTATTTGAATCTGCAGTCCAAATTAGCAATttagagggagggagggagagagagagagagaggcgaTTAACTCACTAGCGGAAACAAATTAACAGAGTGAATACCACAAGCAACAAACTTTTCTCTATACACATAGTGTAAACATCAAAGAATAACTAAGATGGGGACTGATATGTAGATAGAAAGAAGAATACCTAAAACTAAGTCTGACCAAAATGGAGATTGAAGATGGAGACCGGGGGCACGCAGCTTCTTAATTAGCTTCTTAATTTTGAAGATATGGAGTGAAGATGGAGATGTCATCGAAAATTAGAAGAGATTTGGGAAGATGGCGTTTGATTGGAAATTACAAAATTAGGACTTGCACCTTGTCCCTGGGAAGAGGAGTGTAAAACTGGCCACTCATCACGTAAACAACTTCGtgaatattttttatatatttctttttTAATTAATCTTATGCGGCAGTTGTCAAGGCACGGGCGTATACAACTGTTTAAGAGACATACTTCAACTACGGTAAACTTACATCATACTATACTATGGTTCTAACAAATCGGCACTAATTACTTTAATTACATATTAGGGATTAAtcgataaattggaaattaattgaaaagattaatcggAATAAAAATTagatatattttaatattttaataatatttaatatatttaccttatttattaaGAAATATTGAGTTTGAGACATTAAAAGGAGCGCAAAATGAGAAATAGAAGGGGCTTACGACAATGAATCCATGAACGGGACTTTTTACCGTAAGTCCCATGTGAAGAAGGCTATGGGCTGAGGTATtattgttggggttaaacccaatagaTAGTATGGTCTTGCTaatagaaaacataattgaattgggtaataattgtatgggtagacaattattatcataattgagttgggtaataattgtatgtgttgacaattattattataatgggaatgggtaataattgtatgggtagacaattattattgtaatcagattagttatgtcttgttggctaagtttgtgatggctatatatacataatcaTGTTATTGTCTTaatgtatgcttgagtattgtttgacttaagtatcgcttgagtgaataccgtttggtgagattgattgtattattgataattgttttgattaataatacaagttgggacgtgggttctttccgcgtcatatattgagtgtgtgttttgcattgtttgtttggttctatacttgtgtgtgttccccctaacaattggtatcaagagccaagatTCATGATGGAGAAGGTTAGGGGATTTGAAATTGAATTGTTTAATGGAAGAAACAATTTTACCTTGTGGCAAAGTACGGTAAAAGATCTGTTAATTCAACGATGGTTATATGCGACTATCGGAGGGAAAAAGCTTACTGAAGTTGATGATACAAAGTGGGGAGACATGAAGTTACGTGCGTCATCAACGATCCGGTTGGCCCTTGCACCGGAAATCAAGTATGATGTTCTTGAAGTGGACAATCCCAAGAATTTGTGGGAGAAGTTAACGAAGACTTATCACTCAAAATCTTTGGCCAACAAGTTGTTTCTTAAGAAAGATTTGTTTGggctcaagatggaagaagacggagatttaagag contains:
- the LOC141701129 gene encoding putative pentatricopeptide repeat-containing protein At5g08490 isoform X3, with amino-acid sequence MNDGFSLRFSAGYNTEHHVVSTMLKSCAAISDIKLGKSLHSQVVKLGHISCHFVRKALLNMYAKWSRIHDSEVMRLFFKMHTAEDLKPIPVTIAIILPVCARARALGAGRSVHSYAIKNGLESDTLVGNSLVSMYAKSGLICDDAIDMFHIITEKDVVSWNAMISGFAENKFTGEAFKLFCWMLKESAVPNYATIANILPVCAGLEENAAHRFGKEIHSYVLHRPELMDNISVTNALMGFYSRTGQMNKSDCLFARMKLRDLVSWNSLIAGYSSNGESLKALELFHDFTSVAALKPDHVTLVSILPACSHLCNMKVGKQIHGYIARHPGLVEDTAVGNALISFYAKCNDIKAAYRIFISISKRDLISWNAMLDAFAESGLETEFVNVFKWMFREGITPDSITITSTVQLYAALFRVDKVKEAHGYSIKAYILLGNTQLNLRNVLIDAYGKCGNMLYASSMFEMLSENRNVVTCNSMISGYVNCGSHDNAHMIFRTMSERDLTTWNLMVRVYAENDHHSKALSLFLELQNSGLKPDALSVMSILPVCSQIASIHLLKQCHGYVVRACFDDAHLLGTLIDLYSKCGNIRSAYNLFKSASKKDLVMFTAMVGGYAMHGMGSEALGVYSNMLELGIKPDHVIITTILSACSHAGLMNEGFKIFDSIEKLHRLEPTMEQYGCVVDLLARAGRVKDAYSFVTRMPVEANANIWGALLGACRNHHQVEIGCNVVDRLFAMEANNIGNYVVMSNLYAANGRWDGVLETRKLMKARELKKSAGSSWIEVEGKNNVFIAGDCSHPFRNSIYSTLFNLDTQIRERFKF
- the LOC141701129 gene encoding putative pentatricopeptide repeat-containing protein At5g08490 isoform X1, producing MTSPSSLHIFKIKKLIKKLRAPGLHLQSPFWSDLVLGTMNDGFSLRFSAGYNTEHHVVSTMLKSCAAISDIKLGKSLHSQVVKLGHISCHFVRKALLNMYAKWSRIHDSEVMRLFFKMHTAEDLKPIPVTIAIILPVCARARALGAGRSVHSYAIKNGLESDTLVGNSLVSMYAKSGLICDDAIDMFHIITEKDVVSWNAMISGFAENKFTGEAFKLFCWMLKESAVPNYATIANILPVCAGLEENAAHRFGKEIHSYVLHRPELMDNISVTNALMGFYSRTGQMNKSDCLFARMKLRDLVSWNSLIAGYSSNGESLKALELFHDFTSVAALKPDHVTLVSILPACSHLCNMKVGKQIHGYIARHPGLVEDTAVGNALISFYAKCNDIKAAYRIFISISKRDLISWNAMLDAFAESGLETEFVNVFKWMFREGITPDSITITSTVQLYAALFRVDKVKEAHGYSIKAYILLGNTQLNLRNVLIDAYGKCGNMLYASSMFEMLSENRNVVTCNSMISGYVNCGSHDNAHMIFRTMSERDLTTWNLMVRVYAENDHHSKALSLFLELQNSGLKPDALSVMSILPVCSQIASIHLLKQCHGYVVRACFDDAHLLGTLIDLYSKCGNIRSAYNLFKSASKKDLVMFTAMVGGYAMHGMGSEALGVYSNMLELGIKPDHVIITTILSACSHAGLMNEGFKIFDSIEKLHRLEPTMEQYGCVVDLLARAGRVKDAYSFVTRMPVEANANIWGALLGACRNHHQVEIGCNVVDRLFAMEANNIGNYVVMSNLYAANGRWDGVLETRKLMKARELKKSAGSSWIEVEGKNNVFIAGDCSHPFRNSIYSTLFNLDTQIRERFKF